TGGATGGAGCAGGAGCCACCTGAATATTGGGAGAAGGAGACAGCACAAGCCCTGCACttgtcacagacagacagacgagtTCTTAGGTTCATGGTGGATTACTATGGACACAGGAAGGATGGTGAGTCACCTCAGGGCTGAGATCATGATGCCTCAGTGCCCTCCTGGTCTGACCCAGTAAGCTACACTCTAGGTTCCCAAGTCAGAGATTCAGCCATTGTCAAAGGGACCCCTGGAGACCTGAGACCCTAGAGAACCAGAGACTGTGACCTGGTTAGGGGTTTAGTTTGGGACAAAAAACGAAGGAGGGAAGAAGCATCACAATGACCAGAGGctgaatgggggtggggcagattaTCACACCCTGCAGGAAGTGTTTGGCTGCAATGTTGCAAGTGATGGGAGCTTCCTCCATGGTCACTATCGGCTTGCATACTATGGCTATGATtacatcatcctgaatgaggacctgagctctTGGAATGCAGAGGGCAAGACAGCTAAAATGCTATGGAGCTCCTGGGAGACCTTAGACAAGGCAGAATGGTGGAGGACTTACCTGCAAGGGGAGTGCATGGAAAGGCTTCTCAGATGCCTGGACCTTGGAAAGGAGACTTTGCTGCGCTCTGGTAAGAGAAGCCTTACTAACCCTTCTGCTTTCTGAGATTGGAGCTCTTGTCTCCCTGAGGCCTCCTCCTCAGCAGTGAGCAGCTGGAATACTTACACTGTCTTGCATCAAAGGGGAAAGAGAGCTCCTCAGTTTCCTGACTCAACATGAGAGAAGGACTCTCCAGGGGATTCACCCTTCTCCCATGATAGTTCAGTGTGTCGCTTAAGCCGCAGTTTCCTTCCATGTGCATTGTGTATCATGACCTCTCTCAGGCCTGTTCACTGTTCATGCACGATGACATTGAATGTCTGACTCCAGGGTTTCTGAGTCCCTCAGACCCCTCCTAAGTCAGAACCAGAAGTCTATTTCTTTAGAGGGAAAACCAGAGTCTCCTGCTCTGTGTTGGCTCATGGTTCTATATAAAATACTCCAAAGAGTAGATCATCCAGATTCTGAGTGTGGACTCTGCTCCCTCACCCATCCGAGCCTCCCATCCTTTCCAGGGATGGTCACATGAGCTCTGCTTAGTCACCAGGTTGAATGCAAAATACCTAAAGTTTCCAATTGTTCCCCTCAGAGGCCCCCCAAACACATGTGACCCACCGAGTAAGACCTGAAGGCAATGTCACCCTGAGGTGCTGGGCTCTGGGCTTCTACCCAGCTGACATCACCCTGATCTGACAGAGGGATGGGAACAACCACACCCAGGACATGGAGCTGCCAGACACCAGGCCTGCAGGGgatggaaccttccagaagtggGCAGCTGTGGTGGTTCCTTCTGGAGAAGAGCTGAGATACACATGTCATGTACACCATGAAGGGTTACCTGAGCCTCTCATTCTGAAATGGGGTAAGGAGTGGATGTGAGCACACACTCTGCTGTCAGGAAAAGTGTGAGCTCTTTGAAGAACCAGAGCAGGATCAGGGTTGAGAGCTAGGGTCAGACTACtcactcttccttcccttccctcctcagaGCCTCCTGCACCGAGCATCCCCATCATGGGAATTCTCATTGGCCTGGTTCTTGGAACTTTGGTGGTGGGAACTGTGGTGATTTTTCTGGTGTGGAAGAAATGAAGGTAAGAAAGGGGCAGGGTTTGAGTACTTGTCTCCCTAGAGATCTCAAGACCAAGCTATATGTGTATCCTGCCTGCCTCATTAGAGGAAAGATGTATCCACACAGGCACTGGGGCCTGTGTGCTGACATTAACTCTATCATAAAACATAAAGGAACTATAGACAAATCCACTGCCATCTTGATGGAGGTGACAGAGACCTGATTCTGATTCCCCACAGACAGAGAGATATCACAGAGAAGGTCCCTGCTGAGAACAGACCCACAAAGGCCAGTTAGTCCTCTTATGTACAATCTCCCATTGTGTTTTCTCCTTGGTCCATGGAGCTGCAGTCACAGTTCTAGAAACTTCCCTGAGGTTTGACTAGGATATTCTGCCCACTCCCACAACTTTACTGCTTCCTCAGTCTCTCATTGGCTGTGTTCTTCCCACAGGTGTGAAAGAGGCATCTGTATTTCAGCTGCCAGTAATTAAGTCAGAGTTGGTTCCTGAGACCTTTGCAATAGGGAAGACAGGTACCCATTGTGGGTGCCCATTTTCTCTTGGCTCCACTGTTACAGGCTCTTATCAGGTCTTATTCTGTACAGCCATATGTATGGGCAGTGCCCAGAGGACTGATGCATCTCTCCCAGTAGAATTCAAGTACATATTCTTGAGCTGGGGTGACCTGCTACGCTGGAATTGTTTTCAGTATAGATGCCTGTTTGGGATTATGGTTTAACAATCACCAATCAGCATTTGTCCTTCATTATTTCCTTCTATAGTGTGAGATACCTACTCTGTGTGACTTCAAAAGCTCCTGACCTTTCTTTTAATGGCTGGCATCCGTGTCCAGGTCTTTGTCACCTGTCAGTACAACATAAGGAAGTGAGTTCAGCCCAGACCTGAGTATGACTTCTCTCCACGCTGACCTGTGTGTCTTCCCCGGTCATCTCTCCTGATCCAGGAGCAGCGGGCCTGGAAGACCTCCATCAGAGTCTGACCTTTAGTTTCCAATGAGCTGTAAATTTATTCTTCCTTCTTGAACATGAggattttggttaaaaaaaaaaaattggggtgAATTGTTCTCATGCAACCCAATTCCAtccatctccctttctctcccttacAATCTCTCCCtgccaaaagaaaaaaggggaaaagaatcTCATTGTGGAAACTGTAGTACATCACAATGTGTCTTGCCGTATATATGTCCACacttcttgctttttttaaagatttatttatttatttatttatttatttatttatttaatgtacaccATTgccctcttcagacacaccagaagagggcattggatc
The sequence above is drawn from the Arvicanthis niloticus isolate mArvNil1 chromosome 20, mArvNil1.pat.X, whole genome shotgun sequence genome and encodes:
- the LOC117724219 gene encoding LOW QUALITY PROTEIN: patr class I histocompatibility antigen, A-126 alpha chain-like (The sequence of the model RefSeq protein was modified relative to this genomic sequence to represent the inferred CDS: substituted 1 base at 1 genomic stop codon); translation: MRNPAPCALLLLLVALPLTQYCAGLHWLQTFNIVILEPGMWEPRFIQVGYVDSIQFQGFDSKAPTARMQPRAAWMEQEPPEYWEKETAQALHLSQTDRRVLRFMVDYYGHRKDDYHTLQEVFGCNVASDGSFLHGHYRLAYYGYDYIILNEDLSSWNAEGKTAKMLWSSWETLDKAEWWRTYLQGECMERLLRCLDLGKETLLRSEAPQTHVTHRVRPEGNVTLRCWALGFYPADITLIXQRDGNNHTQDMELPDTRPAGDGTFQKWAAVVVPSGEELRYTCHVHHEGLPEPLILKWEPPAPSIPIMGILIGLVLGTLVVGTVVIFLVWKK